taggaacatagatcgactggtaaattgagagcttcgccttgcggctcagctcctttttcaccacgaaagaccgatgcagcgcccgcattactgcggatgccgcaccgatccgcctgtcgatctcacgctccattcttccctcactcgtgaacaagaccccgagatacttgaactcctccacttgggacaggatctcgctaccaaccctgagagggcactccacccttttccggctgaggaccatggtctcggatttggaggtgctgattctcatcccagccacttcacactcggctgcgaaccgatccagagagagctgaagatcacggcctgatgaagcaaacaggacaacatcatctgcaaaaagcagtgacccaatcctgagcccaccaaaccggaccccctcaatgccctggctgcgcctagaaattctgtccataaaagttatgaacagaatcggtgacaaagggcagccctggcggagtccaactctcactggaaacaggttcgacttactgccggcaatgtggaccaagctctggcaccgatcgtacagggaccgaacagcccttatcaggggggccggtaccccatactcttggagtaccccccacaggattccccgaaggacatggtcgaatgccttttccaagtccacaaaacacatgtagactggttgggcaaactcccatgcaccctccaggaccctgctaagggtatagagctggtccactgttccgcgaccaggacgaaaaccacactgttcctcctgaatccgaggctcgactatccgacggaccctcctctccaggacccctgaatagacttttccagggaggctgaggagtgtgatccctctgtagttggaacacaccctccgatcccccttcttaaagaaggggaccaccaccccggtctgccaatccagaggcactgtccctgatgtccatgcgatgttgcagaggcgtgtcaaccaaaacagtcctacaacatccagagccttgaggaactccgggcgtatctcatccacccccggggccttgccaccaaggagttttttgaccacctcggtgacctcagtcccagagatgggggagcctacctctgagtccccaggctctgcttcctcattggaaggcatgttaatgggattgaggaggtcttcgaagtattccccccaccgacccacaacgtcccgagtcgaggtcagcagcgcaccatccccaccatatacagtgttgacactgcactgcttctccttcctgagacgccggatggtggaccagaatctcctcgaagccatccgaaagtcattctccatggcctccccaaactcctcccatgcccgagtttttgcctcagcaaccaccaaagccgcattccgcttggcctgccggtacctatcagctgcctccagggtcccacaggacaaaagggtcctgtaggactccttcttcagcttgacggcatccttcaccgccggtgtccaccaacgggttcggggatttccttcacgacaggcaccgaccaccttacggccacagctctggtcagctgcctcaaaaatagaggcacggaacatggcccattcggactcaatgtcccccacctccctcgggatgtggtcgaagttctgccggaggtgggagttgaagctacttctgacagggggctctgccagacgttcccagcagaccctcacaacacgtttgggcttaccacgcctgactggcatcctcccccaccatcgaagccaactcaccaccaggtggtgatcagttgacagctccgcccctctcttcacccgagtgtccaagacatgtggccgcaagtccgacgaccacaaagtcgatcatcgaactgaggcctagggtgtcctggtgccaagtgcacatatgaacacccctatgcttgaacatggtgttcgttatggacaatccgtgacgagcacagaagtccaataacaaaacaccactctggttcagatcgggggggccattcctcacaatcacgcccttccaggtctcactgtcattgcccacgtgagcattgaagtctcccagcagaacgagggagtccccagaaggtatgccctctagcaccccctccagggactccaaaaagggtgggtactccgaactgctgttcggtgcctacgcacaaacaacagttaggacccgtccccccacccgaaggcgaagggaggctaccctctcgtccaccgaggtaaaccccaatgtacaggttccaagtcggggggcaataagtatacccacacccgctcggcgcctctcaccgggggcaactccagagtggtacagagtgcagcccctctcaaggagattggttccagagtccaagctgtgcgtcgaggtgagtccgactatatctagctggaacctctcaacttcgcgcactagctcaggctccttccccttcagagaggtgacattccacgttccaagagccagcttctgtagccgaggatcggaccgccaaggtccccgccttcggccaccacccaactcacactgcacccgacctccttggcccctcccataggtggtgagcccatgggaagggagaCCCACGTTGCCtgttcgggctgtgcccagccgagctccatgggtgcaggcccggccaccaggcgctcgccttcgagccccacctccaggcctggctccagagtggggccccggtgacccgcatccgggcaagggaaaatgctgtccaaaattgtttttcatcataggaggtttgtttaaccgctctttgtctcatccctcacctaggaccagtttgccttgggtggccctaccaggggcataaagcgtTCAAATTTAGCGCCAGGTTTTTAAGAGGAGCAATCAAAAGGAGACTTCTAGGCCGAGCCTCCAAGTGTACCCGACACCCTTTCATTTCACCCAATCAAAAAGCGACAAGACGTCGATATAAGGAGCATCCATCGCCTCATTCGCTATTCATTCATTTGGTTTTAAATCTCGTGTGTGGTTGGAGAGATGGCAAGAACTAAGCAGACAGCTCAAAAATCTACCGGTGGCAAAGCTCCCCGTAAACAGCTCGCCACTAAAGCGGCTCATAAGAGCGCTCCTGCCACCGGTGGTGTGAAGAAACCTCATCGTTACAGGCCTGGTACTGTAGCTTTGCGCGAGATTCGTCGCTACCAGAAGTCCCCCGAGCTACTTATCTGCAAGTTACCTTTCCAAAGACTAGTGAGGGAAATCGCCCAGGATTTCAAGACCGATCTTCGTTTCCAGAGCTCCGCCGTTATGGCTCTACAGGAGGCTAGTGAGGCTTGTACCGCTCTCAGCTCCGGCacgattataataattaaataatccggGGCGCGAGTGACGAACACTACTTTCTACTACACCACTTCAAATTATAGAGACACACCAGCAGGAGCAGGATAAAGTTGAAATGATTATTGATAGACAATACACATTATCAccgggacaacaacaacaacagaaaaccttATATGTATAATATCGCGCTGCAGCGCTCCCCCTCCCCGCacaaaatcacaacacaaaccctagaaaacatacattactaataaGGACTTTAGCagatagaaaacacaaaaaaaaagaacaatgaatttatagttttttaaagTCTTATCTGAACCGTAGCGTTGAGCTCCGTCTAGCGTGGGGAAATGAGGCGCCGACCATATATCATATTCCGGGTAAAGTATTTGATTAACAGTTCCTAGTGCTGGTCCGTCAAGTCCTCTCCCGTATGCCTTCCTCtcgaaagaaaaaattatttggctTTCAATGAACCCGGGTTCGCCTGACGATATCCACGAGTGTTAATCCTTTCCCttgtgccttttcctgttatgggttcctcctcctctctccttgccctcttcttttttcccgccacctatttacaaacagatagctcctccccgtacagtctgttggccctccaagccaggagcTCCCCTCCCTCTGTATCAAGGGCTGGCCTTGCACATAAAGGCGAACCACTAAAACAggtatgggaaaaggtacaaacttacaggtaCATAACACATATTCCGGTCGACCGTTACAGAGTTCCCCTCCCCAAACCCTCCATGGGGGCATAGTAGGGTTTCATGTTGGTCACATGGAATGTATCTGTTTTCATGTTACTGTCAGTTTGCCATTGGACTTGGTAATTAACGGGCCctaattgttttaatattgtggctggACCAAACCATTTTGGCGCTAGCTTAGATGTAAATCTGGATGATGCTTTTGAGATGTAGTGTGTCCTCAGCCAAACCCGGTCCCCTTCAGAATATGTAACCTTCTTTCGGCGCTTATTGTAAAACCGGGCTTGTTTAGCCTTGGAATGCACCAATCTCTCTTTAACcatatcttttaaattttctaacTGCAAAACTTTGCAATATTGGAATGAATCAGGAGTTGGGGGAGTGACAAGCCGCTCGAGGGGACCCAATATCTGTCTTCCGAGAGCCAAACAAGCAGGCGATTCACCAGTACTCTCATGCCACGCGGAATTGAGGGCCATTCTTAACTCTGGAAGCCTCTGATCCCAATCCTGGTGGCGGGTACCGACATAGGAGGCTATCATAGTTTTCAGGGTACGATTCACTCGCTCCGTGAGGTTGGATTGTGGATGGTAGGCTGTGGTTTTCTTATGGGTTACCCCCCATTCCTTCATGAAACTTTCCATCTCAGAGCTGGTAAATTGTGGACCTCTATCGGAAACGATGACCTTTGGAACCCCCCAGCGGGTAAACATCTCATTCCTTAGGATGGAGCACAGCCGTTCAGTTGTTGAATTTGGCAAAGGAAAAAGCTCCACCCATTTAGAGTAATAATCTACCACCACTACCAGGACGGTCCTCTTGTTCTTACTTGGTGGTAATGGACCCATAATGTCAATTCTCCACATCTCTCCTGGTTCAGTGATATTTGTTGATTGCAGTTGTCCTGCCGGAAGCCCAGGTGGGTTTTTGTACTGCTGGCATATGGTACAGGTTCTCACATGTTTCCACACGTCCTTCCTCACGGTGGGCCACCAGGCTACCTCTAATATCTTTTTTAGAGTCTTCAATCTGCCAAGGTGACCGCCGAAAGGGCTGTCATGAAAATAAGCCAAGAACTCTGGAAGAAGAGCCTCGGGGACGACTAGTTGGTATTTCTCACCCCCGAGTTTCGATGGCACACAGCGATACAATATCCCTTGGAGTTCTTGGAAATGAATGCGTCCCCTCCGCGACCCAGAGTTCTCCCTTACCTCCCGACAAACCAGACTGTTATCCTGGGCTCGGGCTATATCTGATACGTCAAGTGGAAGGTCCCAATGGCGAGTCGAAATCAGGGCAATTGACGAAACTTCCCTAGGCTCTGGAACCCGGGACAGCGCATCTGGAACCACATTTCCACAACCCCTTCGATAAAAAACCTTAAAGGTGAACTGCTGGAGACGAAGAACCCATCTGGTGAGTCGTGAGGACATCTTCGAGCAGTTAAATGCCCAAGCCAGAGCACGGTGGTCAGTATACACCTCGAATAATGATCCCTCAAGATAATGACGCCACTTTTCCACTGCCCACACGACTGCGAGACACTCCTTCTCGGATGCTGAATAATTTAGTTCGGGGCCACGGAGAGACCTTGATGCATAGCAATTACTCGTTCTTCTCCCTCTTTGAACTGCGTTAATACAGCCCCAAGCCCCACATTACTAGCGTCGGTCTGGACTTGGAAGGTGAGCAGTGGAATAGGTTGTGCCAAAACTGGAGGTTCCATCAGATGTTTCTTTAGATGCTCAAATGCCTTTTGGCACCCTGGAGTCCATTGCCATGAGGTTCCCTTCTTCAGCAGGCGATGTAATGGGTCTGCAGTGTCTGCTAATCTGGGTATGAACTTGTGGAACCAACCCACCATTCCCAAGAAACGCTGAAGGGATTTAATGTCCGAAGGTGGTGGGTAGTCCACAAGGGCCATGATTTTCTCTGGATCCACCCCAATACCTTTTGCAGATACCACATGACCGAGGAAGGTAAGTTGAGATTGTCCGAGGTGACACTTACTGATGTTTATGGTCAGTTGAGCCTGCTGAAGCTGATAGAAGATCTCATTTAGGTCCCGGAGGTGTTGCTCTATTGACGAAGAGAAGACAATGATATCATCAATATAGACAAAACAGTTCTTCCCAATCAGCCCCCGCAGCACTTGTTCCATTAAGCGTTGAAAAGATGCCCCTGCATTCTTCAGGCCGAAAGGCATTACTCGGAATTGGAATAAGCCATCAGGAGTGATCACAGCAGTCTTGGCCACACTGTCTTCTCCCATGCATACCTGCCAATATCCCGATTGTAAATCCAAAGTGCTAAAAACCACTGCGCTGTGTAAGGATTCTAAAATTTCATGCACCAGGGGCATAGGATATGCATCACTGGTAGTTTTGGCATTCAGTCCACGGTAATCCACACAAAAACGAAAGGTTCCATTGGTCTTACGCACCAAAACCACCGGGGATGCCCAGGCCGAGGTAGAGGTTTCAAGAATACCTTCCAGCAGCATACGATCAACCCACTCTTTGATAACCTTTCTCTTCATAGGAGAGACCCTGTAAGCTCTTTGACGGACAGGGACTTCATCAACGGTGTATATATGATGGTGAATAACGTCCGTACGCCCAAGTTTGTCCGTCCATACCATGGGCCATCTCCTCAGAATAGGTTGCACCTCGCAGGGCTGAGAACAAATGCTTTCCTCCACAGGGCTGATATCTTTAACTGGTACTGCAAAGTAGTAATTTACTTTTGGCCAGTGTAATTCATCACGCCCTCTTACCTCAAAACTGAACACCCCCCCTCCAGGCATTACGTATTCATGAGTCCTTGGGTGTAAAATGATGTCGGCTGCCACGATGGAATCCAGCCCTAAGAGCAGTGGCATAGACAGGAATGCATCCTCCAAGACATACACCTCGACTTCCCAAGATATATTTTGCAAGTTAAACTGCATTCGAACCTTGCCACTATCTCCATATGCTCGCCCGTCTGCCAAGAAGAACTTTACTGTGCCGCCTCCCTTCAGTAGCTCGCCGGGcaactttattttttcccacaAGCTGCGATTAATTAAGGTAAACGTGCTCCCTGTATCAATGACCGCATCCCCGATGATGTCCCGCACACTCACCGGTACCACTAGTAAGGGCAACTGTGCGCTTAACATGGTGAGCTCAGCCCCCACTGACCGGTCCTTGTTCTTCGGATAATTGACCTTGGGTGCATCCCTGCTAGAAGTGTCTCTGGGAGGATCTTTTTTACCCCTCATAGCAGCCCAATCCTTCTCGATCAAGGATCTGATTTTTACCATGGACTGTACAGAACTCACTGTGCCCCTAAGTGCTACCGCAAGCCGCGGGTTACAAGCACCCAGAATGCGTCTAACCATGTGTTCTTCTGACATATTGGGGTTCCATTTTAGACAGAGCGCACGGTATTCGTAAACAAAGTCTCTGATGGGTTGAGATGGACCCTGCCGAGCGGCCAGGAGCTGTTCTTCGACTTCAGTTTGGTAGTCAGCAGGTAAGAAGGCCTCCAAAAAAGCCGTACGGAAAGATGCCCAGTCCTTAATATTATTCTTTTCTGCCTGCCACCAGTGGCGTGCTGGTCCCTGTAGAGACGTACTCAAGAAGCCCATCAATTCAGCTATCGTTAATGGGTGCAGTTCTAAAAACGCGTCTGCTTGTTCAATGAATTGAAGCACCTCTGCCGATTTACAGGAGGTTTCCAGTTTTGGAAACTCCAGCCGTACAGCAGCTGCAGCAGTAGAGGAGTAGGACGGCCGCGCTTCCACCAATAGCGTCGATCGGCGCGGAGTTTGAAAGTACGTAGTAATACTCCTCCTCATCGCGTCCTGTATTTCTACCTCCCATTGCTGATCGCGCCGCAGTAAGCAGTCTACCAGCTTTTGTTCCAGACTTCTTAGACGTACATGAACCCACTCCCGCAACTCGGCCCCCGCCGAATCCACGTATCCATGCAGAGCTTCTTCCCGAGCTACCGCCCCTTCACTCATTTCATCTATCCGGACTTGAAGCTCGTCCAGCTGCACCTGCACCTCTGCCCATGGGGGCTGCAAGTTCAGTGAGGCATCCATAAATTCCTGACCCTGGCTCTTCGGAGTTGAAATATATAAAGTGTCTAGCAGGCTCGCTGCCTCATCCACCTCTTCTTGTGCTCTGACCGTAACGTGGCGACCTAGCAATTCACCTCGCTCCGGCGTTGCACAAGAGTCGGCAAACCGCTGCTCAGTGCTCTCAGTCGACATCCTGACGGCTTGTGTGTGGCAAAAAAGAAATACGGTGGATAATATTTAGTCAACCGGCTCCCCGTACGGGCCACCAATAATCTGTACCGCTCTCAGCTCCGGCacgattataataattaaataatccggGGTGCGAGTGACCAGCACTACTTTCTACTACACCACTTCAAATTATAGAGACACACCAGCAGGAGCAGGATAAAGTTGAAATGATTATTGATAGACAACACACATTATCAccgggacaacaacaacaacagaaaaccttATATGTATAATATCGCGCTGCAGCGCTCCCCCTCCCCGCacaaaatcacaacacaaaccctagaaaacatacattactaataaGGACTTTAGCagatggaaaacacaaaaaaaaagaacaatgaatttatagttttttaaagTCTTATCTGAACCGTAGCGTTGAGCTCCGTCTAGCGTGGGGAAATGAGGCGCTGACCATATATCATATTCCGGGTAAAGTATTTGATTAACAGTTCCTAGTGCTGGTCCGTCAAGTCCTCTCCCGTATGCCTTCCTCtcgaaagaaaaaattatttggctTTCAATGAACCCGGGTTCGCCTGACGATATCCACGAGTGTTAATCCTTTCCCttgtgccttttcctgttatggcttcctcctcctctctccttgccctcttcttttttcccgccacctatttacaaacagatagctcctccccgtacagtctgttggccctccaagccaggagcTCCCCTCCCTCTGTATCAAGGGCTGGCCTTGCACATAAAGGCGAACCACTAAAACAggtatgggaaaaggtacaaacttacaggtaCATAACACATATTCCGGTCGACCGTTACAGGCTTACTTGGTTGGTCTGTTCGAAGACACCAACTTGTTTGCCATCCACGCCAAGAGAGTGACCATAATGCCTAAGGACATCCAGCTAGCTCGATGCATTCGTGGTGAACGCGCCTAAGgactcaaa
This genomic interval from Erpetoichthys calabaricus chromosome 10, fErpCal1.3, whole genome shotgun sequence contains the following:
- the LOC127529433 gene encoding histone H3-like, with amino-acid sequence MARTKQTAQKSTGGKAPRKQLATKAAHKSAPATGGVKKPHRYRPGTVALREIRRYQKSPELLICKLPFQRLVREIAQDFKTDLRFQSSAVMALQEASEACTALSSGTIIIIK